From Trichomycterus rosablanca isolate fTriRos1 chromosome 18, fTriRos1.hap1, whole genome shotgun sequence, the proteins below share one genomic window:
- the tmem126a gene encoding transmembrane protein 126A, whose translation MALKDTEQGQPITRSMIIEMLAKKFEKLPDIDRKIFAYGPVYLGGNAGLAGLIANSLYRRALHVTQGRFTSSLPMSVLPFLTTVALYNATVSNPLLAGDLNCPTCALIRGALVGAVGGGIYPILLALPVNAGLAARYNSAPMPEKGNVLRYWTTLSKPIVRKMYAVLLLQSLFGTYLGSKHYSIYLKMLQLPDSDREELHD comes from the exons ATGGCGCTTAAAGACACTGAGCAAGGGCAGCCAATAACCAGAAGCATGATCATAGAAATGCTGGCCAAAAAGTTTGAAAAGCTACCAGACATCGACAG GAAAATATTTGCATATGGTCCTGTGTATTTGGGTGGCAATGCTGGACTGGCTGGTCTGATTGCCAATAGTTTATACCGACGTGCACTCCATGTTACACAGGGACGCTTCACCTCCAGCCTTCCTATGTCAGTTCTTCCCTTCCTGACAACAGTGGCCTTATACAACGCAACTGTGAGCAATCCTTTATTAGCAG GAGACCTGAACTGCCCAACCTGTGCCCTAATAAGAGGTGCTTTAGTGGGTGCAGTTGGTGGTGGCATATACCCCATTTTGTTGGCATTACCAGTTAATGCTGGGCTTGCAGCCAG GTACAACAGTGCACCAATGCCAGAGAAAGGAAACGTCTTGCGTTACTGGACGACCCTAAGCAAGCCCATTGTGAGGAAAATGTATGCTGTACTGTTATTACAGAGTCTGTTTGGTACTTATTTAGGCTCCAAGCACTATTCCATCTATTTAAAGATGCTTCAGTTACCAGATTCAGACAGAGAGGAGCTTCATGACTAA